A genomic region of Campylobacter corcagiensis contains the following coding sequences:
- a CDS encoding 50S ribosomal protein L11 methyltransferase, protein MKDFFYELEVSSENALELFSDFVFEFGVIGVEFKDKSFIVRDEDSLENLEFALINYQKELKKALNLDIDLKLNSTKQKNIDWITKYKEGVNPIEISEFYIYPSWCEPKQGLKNIIIDPALAFGSGHHESTNMCLNLISKYKNGYKTALDVGCGSGILSIALAKSGLKVSSCDTDEQAIEATKQNASKNKMSLDEIWTGSISNLDKTYDLVVANIIADVILILKKDLINALNLGGILILSGILNSYKDRIKNEFKELRCLEILEKNEWISFVFKKER, encoded by the coding sequence TTGAAGGATTTTTTTTACGAGTTAGAAGTTAGCAGCGAAAATGCTCTGGAACTCTTTAGTGATTTTGTCTTTGAATTTGGTGTTATAGGAGTGGAATTTAAAGACAAAAGCTTTATAGTTAGAGACGAAGATAGTTTAGAAAATTTAGAATTTGCTCTTATTAATTATCAAAAAGAACTTAAAAAAGCTCTAAATTTGGACATTGATCTAAAGCTAAATTCTACAAAACAAAAAAATATCGATTGGATTACTAAATACAAAGAAGGCGTAAATCCAATAGAAATTTCTGAGTTTTATATCTATCCTAGCTGGTGCGAGCCAAAACAAGGGCTAAAAAACATTATCATCGATCCAGCACTAGCTTTTGGAAGTGGGCATCACGAAAGTACAAATATGTGTTTAAATCTCATCTCAAAGTATAAAAATGGCTATAAAACTGCCCTTGATGTGGGATGTGGGAGTGGGATTTTAAGTATTGCTTTAGCTAAAAGTGGGCTTAAAGTTAGTTCGTGTGATACGGATGAGCAGGCTATAGAAGCAACAAAACAAAACGCTTCTAAAAATAAAATGTCTTTAGATGAAATTTGGACTGGAAGTATCTCAAATTTAGATAAAACTTATGATTTGGTAGTTGCAAATATCATAGCTGATGTGATTTTGATACTTAAAAAAGATCTGATAAATGCACTAAATTTAGGTGGAATTTTAATTTTATCAGGAATTTTAAACAGCTATAAAGATAGAATCAAAAACGAATTTAAAGAGCTAAGATGCTTAGAAATTTTGGAAAAAAACGAATGGATAAGCTTCGTATTTAAAAAAGAAAGGTAA
- the ftsH gene encoding ATP-dependent zinc metalloprotease FtsH, whose product MNNNFNNKNNQNNGQNNNNNNNFFNQNPIITFLIFAVLMIAIFRAMSPDSGIMGSSGANRQIAYSEFKSLIENKQISKVMIGQTQIKGEGNGEVYTANRVQDPNLTVMLDSQGIPYSAYNERNPLMDMIFSWVIPIFIFFAIWMFLVSRMQKSVGGGILGVGSSKKLVNSEKPNVKFDDVAGVEEAKEEVQEIVDYLKNPEKYLRLGAKIPKGILLVGPPGTGKTLLARAVAGEADVPFFSISASSFIEMFVGVGASRVRDLFENAKKEAPSIVFIDEIDAIGKSRSSSPMGGNDEREQTLNQLLSEMDGFDADKSPVIVMAATNRPEILDAALLRPGRFDRQVLVDKPDFKGRMDILKIHMKDVKFADDIDIEEIARLTTGLAGADLENVVNEAALLAGRESKKAVTQADMVEAVERSIAGLEKKSRRVNPKEKRIVAYHECGHALIAEVTKGAKKVTKVSIIPRGLAALGYTLNTPEENKFLMQKHELIAEVDVLLGGRGAEMVFMEDISTGASNDLERATDILKAMISMYGMSDIAGLMVLEKQRNNFLAGQTIKDYSEDMAQKVDEAVRLKLKERIDEVVKTITEYKPAIESMVAALYKEETITGEQVREIIANFEKEAGLQSRLVSETTEENEDIEKAKHKV is encoded by the coding sequence TTGAACAATAACTTTAATAATAAAAACAACCAAAATAACGGTCAAAACAACAACAATAATAATAACTTTTTTAATCAAAATCCAATTATTACATTTTTAATTTTTGCGGTTTTGATGATAGCTATTTTTAGGGCAATGTCGCCAGATAGTGGAATAATGGGCAGTAGCGGTGCAAATAGACAAATTGCTTATTCTGAGTTTAAAAGCTTAATAGAAAACAAGCAAATTTCAAAGGTGATGATAGGTCAAACTCAAATTAAAGGCGAGGGAAATGGCGAGGTTTATACTGCTAACCGCGTTCAAGATCCAAATTTAACCGTTATGCTTGACTCTCAAGGAATTCCCTACTCAGCATATAATGAGAGAAATCCGCTTATGGATATGATTTTTAGTTGGGTGATTCCTATTTTTATATTCTTTGCAATCTGGATGTTTTTAGTAAGTAGAATGCAAAAAAGCGTTGGCGGTGGAATTTTAGGTGTAGGAAGTTCTAAAAAGCTTGTAAATTCAGAAAAACCAAATGTGAAATTTGATGATGTTGCTGGTGTTGAAGAGGCAAAAGAAGAGGTTCAAGAGATTGTGGATTATCTAAAAAATCCAGAAAAATATCTCCGTTTAGGAGCTAAAATTCCAAAAGGAATCTTACTAGTTGGACCTCCAGGAACTGGTAAAACCTTGCTTGCTAGAGCTGTCGCAGGAGAAGCTGATGTTCCGTTTTTTAGCATTTCAGCATCAAGTTTTATAGAGATGTTTGTTGGAGTTGGCGCAAGTAGGGTAAGAGATCTTTTTGAAAATGCTAAAAAAGAAGCACCGTCAATTGTTTTTATAGATGAAATTGATGCCATTGGAAAGAGTAGATCAAGTAGTCCAATGGGTGGAAATGACGAAAGAGAACAAACCTTAAATCAGCTTTTAAGCGAAATGGACGGTTTTGATGCTGATAAAAGCCCAGTTATTGTTATGGCTGCCACAAACCGTCCTGAAATTTTAGATGCTGCACTTTTAAGACCTGGTAGATTTGATAGACAAGTTTTAGTTGATAAGCCCGACTTTAAAGGCAGAATGGATATCTTAAAAATTCATATGAAAGATGTTAAATTTGCTGATGATATTGATATTGAAGAGATTGCTCGCCTTACAACAGGTCTTGCTGGAGCAGATCTTGAAAATGTGGTAAATGAAGCTGCTCTTTTAGCAGGAAGAGAGTCAAAAAAGGCTGTAACTCAAGCTGATATGGTAGAAGCGGTTGAAAGAAGTATCGCTGGACTTGAGAAAAAATCGCGTCGTGTTAATCCAAAGGAAAAACGCATCGTTGCTTATCATGAGTGCGGACATGCATTAATCGCAGAAGTTACAAAAGGAGCTAAAAAAGTTACAAAAGTCTCTATCATACCTAGAGGATTAGCAGCTCTTGGCTATACACTTAACACTCCTGAAGAGAATAAATTTCTTATGCAAAAGCATGAACTTATAGCTGAAGTTGATGTGCTTTTAGGTGGTCGTGGGGCTGAAATGGTATTTATGGAAGATATCTCTACTGGAGCTAGCAATGACTTAGAGCGTGCAACGGATATCTTAAAAGCTATGATTTCAATGTATGGTATGAGTGATATAGCTGGACTTATGGTTTTAGAAAAGCAAAGGAACAACTTCTTAGCGGGTCAAACTATAAAAGACTATAGTGAAGATATGGCACAAAAGGTAGATGAAGCAGTTAGGCTTAAGCTAAAAGAGAGAATTGATGAGGTTGTAAAGACAATAACTGAGTATAAACCAGCTATTGAAAGTATGGTGGCAGCTTTATACAAAGAAGAGACTATAACTGGTGAGCAAGTTAGAGAAATTATTGCAAATTTTGAAAAAGAAGCTGGACTTCAAAGTAGGCTTGTTTCTGAAACGACTGAAGAAAATGAAGATATAGAAAAGGCAAAGCATAAGGTATGA
- the pssA gene encoding CDP-diacylglycerol--serine O-phosphatidyltransferase, translated as MKKPDNIAYVLPNLFTASSCFFGILSVIASINDNFEKAIIYIFISMVLDGLDGRVARLTHTTSEFGVEFDSLCDLVAFGVAPAMLFYCTMGAEYGRFGILASALFVVFGAIRLARFNVTTMLNEPNVFIGLPIPLAAVTVASWISLHIKFDFGVGGLYTTIMVGLSLLMVSNIRYPSFKKINFDKTKFRKAFVIAILVLAVLYLKPSEFLAFATLCYIVYGISRTIFKLYVKKKSI; from the coding sequence ATGAAAAAACCTGATAATATAGCTTATGTTTTACCAAATTTGTTCACAGCATCAAGCTGTTTTTTTGGGATATTAAGCGTAATAGCATCTATTAATGACAACTTTGAAAAAGCTATAATTTATATATTTATATCTATGGTTTTAGATGGTCTTGATGGTAGGGTTGCAAGATTAACTCATACCACATCTGAGTTTGGCGTAGAGTTTGACTCACTTTGCGATTTGGTAGCTTTTGGCGTTGCACCTGCTATGCTTTTTTATTGTACAATGGGGGCTGAGTACGGTAGGTTTGGCATTTTGGCAAGTGCTTTATTTGTAGTTTTTGGAGCTATAAGGCTTGCAAGATTTAATGTCACAACTATGCTAAATGAGCCAAATGTCTTTATCGGTCTTCCTATTCCTCTTGCTGCTGTTACGGTAGCTTCTTGGATATCCCTTCATATAAAATTTGACTTTGGAGTTGGTGGGCTTTACACTACCATTATGGTAGGGCTTTCACTTCTTATGGTGAGCAATATCCGCTATCCAAGCTTTAAAAAGATAAATTTTGATAAGACAAAATTTAGAAAAGCTTTTGTTATAGCTATTTTGGTTTTAGCAGTCTTATATCTAAAGCCATCTGAATTTTTAGCTTTTGCTACGCTATGCTATATAGTTTATGGAATTTCCAGAACTATTTTTAAGCTCTATGTTAAGAAAAAGAGTATATAA
- a CDS encoding 2-isopropylmalate synthase, with product MDKNRIIVFDTTLRDGEQSPGASMNTEEKIRLALQLEKLGVDVIESGFAAASKGDFEAVNMIAKEATTINVCSLARAVEKDIKAAADAINPAKNKRIHTFIATSPIHMEFKLKKTPDEVIKSAINAVSYAKSLVDDVEFSCEDAGRSDIGFLKEIVDAAISAGARTINLPDTVGYRLPSEMYEMFKAMSEFVNGRAILSAHNHDDLGLGVANTMACIEGGARQVEVTINGLGERAGNTALEEIVMILKTRADKYAPLYTGINFKEIYPSSRLVSSITSIEPQPNKAIVGKNAFAHESGIHQDGVLKHPETYEIIKASDVGFKQDSGLILGKHSGRAAFKDKLKNLGYEVNEDELNALFVKFKDLADKKKDIYDEDIRALVTNEITKVEKFYEIITLSTSSCNKGHSGAVITIKHGENEQSDASIGNGSVDAIFKAIDRISGIKGELKDYQVRAVSKGKDALARVDVKVKFADMTTIGHGLDVDTMLSSAKAYVGALNSYLNMTK from the coding sequence ATGGATAAAAATAGAATCATTGTTTTTGATACAACACTAAGAGATGGCGAACAAAGCCCAGGAGCATCTATGAATACTGAAGAGAAAATCCGCCTTGCTTTACAGCTTGAAAAACTTGGTGTTGATGTTATAGAAAGTGGTTTTGCAGCGGCTAGTAAAGGGGATTTTGAAGCTGTAAATATGATAGCAAAAGAGGCAACTACAATAAATGTATGTTCTCTTGCTAGAGCGGTTGAAAAAGATATCAAAGCAGCAGCAGATGCTATAAATCCAGCTAAGAATAAAAGAATTCATACCTTTATTGCTACAAGTCCAATTCACATGGAATTTAAACTTAAAAAAACACCCGATGAAGTGATAAAATCTGCTATAAATGCAGTAAGCTATGCAAAAAGCTTAGTTGATGATGTTGAGTTTAGTTGTGAAGATGCTGGAAGAAGTGATATAGGCTTTTTAAAAGAGATTGTTGATGCAGCAATCAGTGCTGGAGCAAGAACTATAAATTTACCTGATACTGTTGGATACAGACTTCCAAGCGAAATGTATGAGATGTTTAAGGCTATGAGCGAATTTGTAAATGGTAGAGCCATACTTTCAGCTCATAATCACGATGATTTAGGTTTAGGTGTAGCAAATACTATGGCTTGTATAGAGGGTGGAGCAAGGCAAGTAGAAGTTACTATAAATGGCTTAGGTGAGCGTGCTGGAAATACCGCCCTAGAAGAGATTGTGATGATTTTAAAAACAAGAGCTGACAAATATGCACCACTTTATACCGGTATAAATTTTAAAGAAATTTACCCAAGTTCAAGACTTGTATCAAGTATCACAAGCATTGAACCACAGCCAAACAAAGCCATAGTTGGAAAAAATGCCTTTGCTCATGAGAGTGGTATACATCAAGATGGAGTGCTAAAGCATCCTGAAACTTATGAGATTATTAAAGCTAGCGATGTTGGATTTAAGCAAGATAGTGGGCTTATTTTAGGTAAACATAGTGGTAGAGCTGCATTTAAAGATAAACTTAAGAATTTAGGTTATGAAGTAAACGAAGATGAGCTAAATGCTTTATTTGTTAAATTTAAAGATTTGGCTGATAAGAAAAAAGATATTTATGATGAAGATATTAGAGCTTTGGTTACAAATGAGATTACAAAGGTAGAGAAATTTTATGAAATTATCACACTATCAACTAGCTCTTGTAACAAAGGTCACTCTGGAGCAGTCATTACTATCAAGCATGGCGAAAATGAACAAAGCGATGCATCTATTGGAAATGGCTCAGTTGATGCGATATTTAAAGCTATTGATAGAATTTCAGGTATCAAAGGAGAGCTTAAGGACTATCAAGTAAGAGCTGTTAGTAAGGGCAAAGATGCTTTAGCTAGAGTTGATGTTAAAGTTAAATTTGCTGATATGACGACGATAGGACATGGACTTGATGTTGATACGATGCTTTCAAGTGCCAAAGCTTATGTAGGAGCACTTAATAGCTATCTAAATATGACAAAATAG